CGCGAGCGAATCCGCCAGATCCGCGAGCGCGCCTTCGAGAAACTCCGCGACTCGGCCGACGTGAGGGCGCTGCGGGGGTACTGGGGAGCGGCGTGAGGGAGGGTGGGGCAAGGTGGGGCAGGGTGGGGCAAGGTGAGGCAGAGTGAGGCAGGGAATGGTGCTGGGGAAGGGCGGCGCTGGCATCCCGAGGAGTGTCAGCGACGAGAGATCTACGGCGTGGGATGACAGCCAAACAGCAAAAGCGACGGCAACAGTCCCCACCGCTCACGGCGCCGGTCCGATCCGAGTAATGAGAAGATCCCTCGCGGACTGTACTCTGAGCGCGCGAACGGACTCGCGATGACAGCACGGCAACCCGTGCCACAGTTCCAGCGAGCTCCCCCTGCCCCACGTTGCCTCACTCTGCCCCACCTTGCCCCATTATGTTCCATCATGCCCGCCCGACTCCCGATCTTCCCCCTGGGCGTAGTGCTCTTCCCCACTACTCCGCTCCCGCTTCATATCTTCGAGCCGCGGTACCGGCGGATGCTGGCCGACTGCCTGGAAGGCGACCGGACCTTCGGCATCACCCCCGTCGGCGCGGACGGGGAGCTGCCCGAGCTGGGAGCGGTGGGTTGCACCGCGGAGATCCGGGTCAACCAGGAGCTCCCCGACGGACGCTCCAACATCGTAGTGCTGGGCGGATCGCGCTTCGTGCTCACCAAGGTGCTGGAGGAGCCGGTGCCCTACCACGTAGCGCTGGTGCAGACGTTCGACGACCAGCCTGGAAGCGAGCCCGCCGACGACCGCATCGGGCGGCTGCGCGAGCTGTTCCAGACCTATCTCGGTCTCCTGCGTCAGCTCAACGATCTGCAGGCCGAAGAGACCAAGCTGCCCGACGATCCCGCCGGCCTCACCTTCCACGCCGCCGCGGCCGCCGAGTGTGACGTCTCCATCAAGCGGCGGCTCCTGACCGAGCGCTCGATCGCGAGGCGGGTCGAGGCGCTCCTCCTGCTCCTGCCCTTGCTCACTCGCGCGCTCGAGCGGGGAATCGAGGTCCACCAGCGAGCTCACACCAACGGACGGGGCACGGCGCATCCCGATCTCCTGGCCGGGACATGAAGCCGTCGCTGGTAAAGCCGTCGCTAGTCGCCGCGCTGGAGCGCATCGTCGGCCCCCGCTGGATACGGCACCGGCGCGCCGAGCTCAAGACCTATACCATGGACGGCTTGCCCACCCGGGAGTCGTTCCCCGGGCTGGTGGTCATGCCCGCCAGCTCCGCCGAGATCCGCGACATCCTCCGGCTGCTCCACCTGGTGGGTGTACCCTTCGTCGCGCGCGGGGCGGGCACCGGACTCTCCGGTGGCGCGGTGGCCGATCCCGACGCAGTGCTGATCGCCCTCACCCGGATGAACCGGATCCTCACGGTCGACCCGGTGCTCCGCCGCGCCGTGCTGCAGCCCGGCGTGGTGAATGCCCGCCTCTCCGAGGCGGTGGCTCCGCTCGGCCTCCACTACGTGCCCGATCCCTCCAGCCAGGCGGCGTGCACCGTCGGCGGTAACGTGGCGGAGAACGCCGGCGGCCCTCACTGTCTCAAGTACGGCGTCACCACCAATCACATCGTGCAGCTCGAGGTAGTGCTGCCCGATGCGTCGGTGGTCCAGCTCGGCTCCCTCCAAGGCGATCCCTGGGGACCGGACCTGGTCGGCCTCTTCGTCGGCAGTGAGGGCATGTTCGGCATCGTCACCGAGATCACCGTGCGGCTGGAGCCGGTGCCGCCGAGCGTGCGCACCATGCTGGCCGACTTTCCCACCGTGCGCGGCGCGAGCGAGGCGGTCTCCGGTGTCATCGCCGCGGGCATCGTGCCCGCCGCGCTGGAGATGATGGACCGCGCCTGCGTCGCCGCCGTCGAGGCCTCGATCTACGCTGCCGGCTATCCCACCGACGCGGCTGCGGTGCTGCTGGTGGAGCTCGACGGGCAGCCGGACGCGGTCGACGGCGAGGCCGCCACCGTGGAATCGATTCTCCGGCAGGCCGGCGCCCGCCAGGTGCGGAGCGCCACCAGTCCGGCCGATCGCGCCCGCCTCTGGCAGGGACGCAAGAAGGCGTTCGGGGCGATGGGCCGTATCGCGCCCGACCTGGCGGTGCAGGACGCGGTGGTGCCCCGCTCCGCCCTGCCGGACGTCATGGATCGGATCGAGGAGATCCGCACCCGGCATCGTCTCAGCATCAGCAATGTCTTCCACGCCGGCGACGGCAATCTGCACCCCAACATCAGCTTCGACCGGCGCGATCCGGATGTGACGCACCGGGTGCACCTGGCCTGCCGGGAGATCATGGCGGCCTGCGTGGCGGCGGGCGGCAGCATCACCGGAGAGCACGGCGTCGGCTCCGACAAGATCGACTACATGCCCTGGATCTTCGATCCGGAGACCCTGGGCGCGATGCGGGCGGTGCGCTGCGCCTTCGATCCGGCGGAGCGGTCCAATCCAGGCAAGGTGGTGCCGCTCCACGCTTGCCGGGAGTGGCGCGCGGCACCCGGGGTCCGATGAGCGGCAAGATCGTCCTGGCGCGGCTCAAGGCACTGCTCGGTACCGGTGGGGTGGAGCGCGATCCGGTGGGACTGCCGCGCGCGATCCCCGAGTCGGCCGACGCGCTCTCCCTGGTGTGCCGCCTGGCCCACGAGGAGGGCTGGAAGATCCGCATCGAGGGCCAGGGCACCTGGCTCCCGGGCGATGCGCCGGCCGATCTCGCGGTGAGCACCCGGGCCCTCGACCAGGTCGTGTCGGTGAGCCCGGCCGATCTAGTCGCCACGGTCCAGGCCGGCACGCCGATGGAGACCCTGCGCCGCCGGCTGGCCGACGACAGCATGTGGCTCGCGCTCGATCCACCGGGCCGGCCCGAGCGGAGCATCGGCAGCGTCGCGGCCACCGGCACCGCGGGCCCGCTCCGCCACGGCTTCGGCCCGGTGCGGGACCACCTGCTCGGCTGCACCGTCGCCACCGGAGACGGCCGGCTGGTGAGGGCCGGCGGGCGGGTAGTGAAGAACGTCGCGGGCTACGATCTCACCAAGCTGCAGGTCGGTGGGTTCGGCGGCTTCGGCATCATCGCGGAGCTGCACCTGAGACTCAGGGCGATGCCCCGGGCCGATGTCACCCTGCTGGCCCGCGGCCCTCGCGACGCGCTCACCTCCGCTGCGCGCGATCTGATGGAGGCGCAGGTGATGCCGGCCGCGCTGGAGCTGATCTCTCCCGCGCTCGCGGCGGAGTCGGAGTGGGTGCTGGCCGCGCGCTTCGTCGGCACCGATGCCGCCGTGCGGGGCGACGTGCCCCGGCTGAGCTCGGCCGCCGATCTGGTCTGGCAGCCGCTGCCCGCCGAGCGTACGGCGAGCTTCTGGAGCGTGGTGGCGCGCGGCATTCTGGGCGGGCCGGTCACTCTCCGGCTCGGCGTGCTGGGCAACGGGGTCGACGATACGGTCGACCTGCTGGCCCACGCCCTGGACGAGGGCCTGGTCTCGGCGGGCGCGGGCTCCGGGATGATCCGCTGGACCGGCGACGCGCCGGTGGAGCGGCTCCGCGAGGTCCGCAGGGTAGCCGCCTCGCGCGAGATCCCGATGACCTTGGAGCGCGCGCCCTGGCCCGTGCGGCGGGCGCTGGGACACTTCGGCGCGTACCGCGAAGGCGTCGGCCAGATCGTCGGGCGGCTCCGGGACAGCTTCGATCCGGGACAATGTCTGAGAGTGGCGCTGGAAGGCGTGACCGGTGACTGAGGCCGGCTACTCGGCGCTCGACCCCTGCGTGCATTGCGGGTTCTGCCTGCCGGCCTGCCCGACCTACCTCGCCACCGGAGACGAAGCCGACAGCCCGCGCGGGCGCATCGTGCTGATGCGGGCGCTGGAGCGGGGCGAGATCGGTCCCGCCGACGACGCGCTGGCCCAGCACCTCGACGCCTGCCTCGGCTGCCGCGGCTGCGAGCCGGTGTGCCCCTCGGGCGTTGGGTACGGTCGCGGCCTCGAGGCGGCGCGGACCCAGCTCTTCGCGTCCCGCGGCCTGCCCCCGCTTGCGAAGGTGGTTCTGGGCGTGTTCCGGCGAGAATGGCTCTGGCGGCCGCTGTTCACCCTGGCGCGGGCGTTCCGCGCGAGCGGGGTGCCGGGGTGGCTCGCTGGCGGCGGGAGGGTGGGATTCGGAATGGGGATGCTGGCGGCGAGCGGAGGGCGGCGGGAAGGACGGGAAGGACGGGAAGGACGGAAGCACCCGTTGTCATCCCGAGGAGCGCCAGCGACGAGGGATCTTGCCCGCGAATCCGGACCGCGTGAGCGCAGCGAATGGGCTCGGGATGACAGCTCCGCGCGCACTCCCACCGTCGCCCTCTTCCGCGGCTGCGTGATGGACACCCTCTTCCCCCACGTCCACGCCGCCACCCGCCGCACCCTCGAGGCCAACGGCTACACCGTCCGCGAGGTCCCGGGCCAGGTCTGCTGCGGTGCGTTGCACGAG
This window of the Gemmatimonadales bacterium genome carries:
- a CDS encoding LON peptidase substrate-binding domain-containing protein yields the protein MPARLPIFPLGVVLFPTTPLPLHIFEPRYRRMLADCLEGDRTFGITPVGADGELPELGAVGCTAEIRVNQELPDGRSNIVVLGGSRFVLTKVLEEPVPYHVALVQTFDDQPGSEPADDRIGRLRELFQTYLGLLRQLNDLQAEETKLPDDPAGLTFHAAAAAECDVSIKRRLLTERSIARRVEALLLLLPLLTRALERGIEVHQRAHTNGRGTAHPDLLAGT
- a CDS encoding heterodisulfide reductase-related iron-sulfur binding cluster; this encodes MTEAGYSALDPCVHCGFCLPACPTYLATGDEADSPRGRIVLMRALERGEIGPADDALAQHLDACLGCRGCEPVCPSGVGYGRGLEAARTQLFASRGLPPLAKVVLGVFRREWLWRPLFTLARAFRASGVPGWLAGGGRVGFGMGMLAASGGRREGREGREGRKHPLSSRGAPATRDLARESGPRERSEWARDDSSARTPTVALFRGCVMDTLFPHVHAATRRTLEANGYTVREVPGQVCCGALHEHAGDRAAAQALAMGNLRAFAESADFIVVNSAGCGALLKDYGHLLGTEAAAAFGAKVRDVAELLAAAGPRPGGALDLDVAYDAPCHLQHAQRVQDAPLAVLGAVPGLRLRLLPGSDRCCGSAGVYAMLRPAMARAVLDTKIESYAAAEPMPQVVATGNPGCLMQIGAGVLAARLPIRVAHPVELLDESYRRAGMYG
- a CDS encoding FAD-binding oxidoreductase; protein product: MSGKIVLARLKALLGTGGVERDPVGLPRAIPESADALSLVCRLAHEEGWKIRIEGQGTWLPGDAPADLAVSTRALDQVVSVSPADLVATVQAGTPMETLRRRLADDSMWLALDPPGRPERSIGSVAATGTAGPLRHGFGPVRDHLLGCTVATGDGRLVRAGGRVVKNVAGYDLTKLQVGGFGGFGIIAELHLRLRAMPRADVTLLARGPRDALTSAARDLMEAQVMPAALELISPALAAESEWVLAARFVGTDAAVRGDVPRLSSAADLVWQPLPAERTASFWSVVARGILGGPVTLRLGVLGNGVDDTVDLLAHALDEGLVSAGAGSGMIRWTGDAPVERLREVRRVAASREIPMTLERAPWPVRRALGHFGAYREGVGQIVGRLRDSFDPGQCLRVALEGVTGD
- a CDS encoding FAD-linked oxidase C-terminal domain-containing protein; the encoded protein is MKPSLVKPSLVAALERIVGPRWIRHRRAELKTYTMDGLPTRESFPGLVVMPASSAEIRDILRLLHLVGVPFVARGAGTGLSGGAVADPDAVLIALTRMNRILTVDPVLRRAVLQPGVVNARLSEAVAPLGLHYVPDPSSQAACTVGGNVAENAGGPHCLKYGVTTNHIVQLEVVLPDASVVQLGSLQGDPWGPDLVGLFVGSEGMFGIVTEITVRLEPVPPSVRTMLADFPTVRGASEAVSGVIAAGIVPAALEMMDRACVAAVEASIYAAGYPTDAAAVLLVELDGQPDAVDGEAATVESILRQAGARQVRSATSPADRARLWQGRKKAFGAMGRIAPDLAVQDAVVPRSALPDVMDRIEEIRTRHRLSISNVFHAGDGNLHPNISFDRRDPDVTHRVHLACREIMAACVAAGGSITGEHGVGSDKIDYMPWIFDPETLGAMRAVRCAFDPAERSNPGKVVPLHACREWRAAPGVR